The Acidimicrobiia bacterium genome contains the following window.
CGAAATCCGCTCTCGTCGGATTCCCTCCCGGGCCCGGAACGTCATCGCTACCAGGGGGCCGCAATCGCCACGGCTGACGGTGATTGCCCACATCGACACCAAGCCCGGCACTCCTGGGGCAGTGGACAACGCCACCGGGGTGGTGGTGCTGTTGCTACTGGCCGAATTGCTTGCTCCTGCACGCCATCCTGATCTCAAGATTGGAGTTGAGCTCCTCGCAGTCAATGGCGAGGACCACTACGCCGCACCCGGGGAGCTCGCCTGGCTGGCTTCCAATGGCGATGCGCTCGAAGAGGTGACGCTGGCGATCAACATCGACGGAGCCGGATACCGGAAAGGGAAGTCGGCATACTCGACCTACAACGTCGATGGGGACATCGCCGAACACGTGCAGCGCGTCTTCGATACCCGGGACGATTTCGTGAATGGACCCGACTGGTATCAGAGCGATCATGCGATCTTTGCCATGCGGGGTCGGCCCGCTCTGGCAATCACCACCGAATACGTTCAAGAGATGCTCGGCGAGCTGTTCCACTCCGCCGCCGACACCCCGGACCAGGTCGATATCGATCTGGTCGCCGGTATCGCTGAGGCACTCGAAGAGCTGATCGTCACCTGGCCCCGGTAAGGACGACCGTCAGTGGCGCGCGAAAGCCGCCCGTATCGGGTGGTTTCGGAATCGGTGGGTGGATGTTCGGCGTCGATGAGGGGTCAACGGATCCAATCAGGGCGGGCCGTTGCCTGGTGGTTGTTGGAAGCGGAGTCTGCCTGGTGCTGAGTCGGGCTGGATGGTGTAGCCCGATTGGTGGATGACCACATGATGATGAAACCAGCACAACGTGGTGAGGTTGGTTGGGTCTGTTCGACCACCCTGTGACCAGGGAGTCTTGTGGTGTGGTTGGAGTCGGTAACGTGATGTGCAGCCGTCGGCTGTGCATCCTCCATCCCGGTAGAGGACAGCCCGGCGGAGTTTGGGAGGGATGACCCGTGTGGTTCGTCCCGCCGCTAGAGGTTGTCCGTTTTGGAAGCTGATGTGTTCGGTTGATCCGGTGCAGAAGATCTCCTCGATCGTTGATCGTCCGACCGAGATACCTGTCGAGGTGACCGAACCGGTCTGCCCGTCCGACCCGGCAGCTAGGTCATGGTTGGTGAGTACCGACAACACAGGACCAGAACCACTGTCGTTCTGGTCTCCTGAGCTGGTTGTGAGGGAATCGGCTGCGATGGAGACCAGAGCGTCCGCATTCCGTTGACCCAGTGAACTTCTGGTTTCGTCTGGCAGGGTGGGGAAGGTATCTGCTCTGGTGAGGAGTGCTTGTTCAACCAGTTGTCCGTCCAATCCGGGGAGTTGTCCCCACAGACGGTATGCGGTGCGGTCCAGAGTGGGTTGCATAGACACATACCGGTCCGAGAACATTTGCTGTTCATGGATAGGGGCCATACGTCTGTGCATGGCGGTCAAACGGCGGATACCAGGGATATCGAGACCAGCCGCTTGTTCAACCCGATCCGGAGATGCTCCGGCAACGGTGAGGTGGGCGGTGGCGATGATCCGGTCGAACGAACCCAACCCCGACCCCAATCTTTGTTCCTGGTCTGGAACGGTTTCCAACACCCGGCAAGCAGCCACCAAAGCTTTGGCCGTCTCAGGTGCGACATCCAACCGGCCGGCCGTCCACTCACCCAACGACCGACATCCAT
Protein-coding sequences here:
- a CDS encoding M28 family peptidase; this translates as MSDDMSADALRAARLLETLCAVVPDRRPGSSGNDEAVALVAGAMGASGWSLEFQDFDCLDWETDGGEVRIDGATVSLTPGPYGLGVEAVGPVRVLHTLQDLEQAALAGSIAVLAGDLASVPLTPKAFPFYGSDEHAEIIRLLEAGAPEAVLAVTGKHPELCGALDPFPLIEDGDFNIPVASVRPNDAGPLLDGEGEVATVEIRSRRIPSRARNVIATRGPQSPRLTVIAHIDTKPGTPGAVDNATGVVVLLLLAELLAPARHPDLKIGVELLAVNGEDHYAAPGELAWLASNGDALEEVTLAINIDGAGYRKGKSAYSTYNVDGDIAEHVQRVFDTRDDFVNGPDWYQSDHAIFAMRGRPALAITTEYVQEMLGELFHSAADTPDQVDIDLVAGIAEALEELIVTWPR
- a CDS encoding DUF222 domain-containing protein, with product MEPTSTADLTTDGLEQQLIELESIKARLTARQISLLREADRRQAPLGDGCRSLGEWTAGRLDVAPETAKALVAACRVLETVPDQEQRLGSGLGSFDRIIATAHLTVAGASPDRVEQAAGLDIPGIRRLTAMHRRMAPIHEQQMFSDRYVSMQPTLDRTAYRLWGQLPGLDGQLVEQALLTRADTFPTLPDETRSSLGQRNADALVSIAADSLTTSSGDQNDSGSGPVLSVLTNHDLAAGSDGQTGSVTSTGISVGRSTIEEIFCTGSTEHISFQNGQPLAAGRTTRVIPPKLRRAVLYRDGGCTADGCTSRYRLQPHHKTPWSQGGRTDPTNLTTLCWFHHHVVIHQSGYTIQPDSAPGRLRFQQPPGNGPP